A portion of the Bacillus thuringiensis genome contains these proteins:
- the mtnN gene encoding 5'-methylthioadenosine/S-adenosylhomocysteine nucleosidase, with protein sequence MTIGEVKRVMKRIAIVSAWEPELTYLHQHYPSERVEKRAAWEFHFHTINELEIISVVTGVGKVSCASCVQLLISEFQPDELFMTGICGSLSNKVKNGHIVVALNAIQHDVTAAGSGENVFNLYNGRTAPIETTKSLVRRIKKIRSYDPIHFGTFLSGDQRIRSSEMRYLLHTVYGALAVDQEVAAFAYVCQINKKPFLCLKAASDQANDKTKEEQKIFKMLACERACEHLIAFLRVYEINVVNNR encoded by the coding sequence AGTGAAGCGTGTAATGAAACGTATTGCAATTGTATCTGCATGGGAACCAGAACTGACATATTTGCATCAACATTATCCGAGTGAACGTGTTGAAAAAAGAGCAGCTTGGGAATTTCATTTTCATACTATTAATGAGCTGGAAATTATATCAGTTGTTACTGGTGTCGGTAAAGTAAGCTGCGCTAGTTGTGTACAATTGTTAATTAGTGAGTTTCAGCCAGATGAGTTGTTTATGACAGGAATATGCGGAAGTTTATCAAACAAGGTGAAAAACGGTCATATTGTAGTGGCACTAAACGCAATACAACACGATGTTACTGCTGCTGGCTCAGGGGAAAATGTTTTTAATTTATATAACGGTAGAACAGCACCTATTGAAACAACAAAATCACTTGTAAGAAGAATAAAAAAAATACGATCGTATGATCCAATACATTTCGGTACATTTTTATCAGGAGATCAACGTATTCGTAGTTCAGAAATGAGATATTTACTCCATACCGTATATGGAGCATTGGCAGTTGATCAAGAAGTAGCAGCTTTCGCCTATGTGTGTCAAATAAATAAAAAACCATTTCTATGTTTAAAAGCTGCTTCAGATCAAGCGAATGATAAAACGAAAGAAGAACAAAAAATCTTTAAAATGCTAGCATGCGAAAGAGCATGTGAGCATTTAATTGCTTTTTTACGTGTTTATGAGATTAATGTAGTAAATAATAGATAG
- a CDS encoding SDR family oxidoreductase, producing the protein METTNKIAILGANGKVGKFLINEALEQGFQVKILTRNSKNMPINNENIEVIIGDARDFSSIQELLQGCRAVINAVGQPKNESYIFSTVTKHILKVMKEYEIKRYILISGGSINVVGDQKGIVNKMGANLFKLFLPKMMQDKYKELQILQSSDVDWTVVKLPFVIEGNGIGNIKESLVDMPGIKIQNGDIAPFVIKQINSKLYVGKCPFISN; encoded by the coding sequence TTGGAAACTACAAATAAAATAGCTATTTTGGGTGCGAATGGAAAAGTCGGGAAATTCCTCATAAATGAAGCGTTAGAACAGGGATTTCAAGTGAAAATATTAACGAGAAATTCTAAAAATATGCCGATAAATAATGAGAATATAGAGGTTATCATTGGAGATGCCCGTGATTTTTCTTCAATCCAGGAATTACTTCAAGGTTGTAGAGCTGTGATTAATGCTGTCGGTCAACCGAAAAATGAATCTTATATTTTTAGTACAGTTACAAAGCATATTTTAAAAGTAATGAAGGAATATGAAATAAAACGTTATATTCTTATTTCTGGTGGCTCTATAAATGTTGTTGGAGATCAGAAAGGGATTGTAAATAAAATGGGGGCTAACTTGTTTAAATTATTTTTACCAAAAATGATGCAAGATAAATATAAAGAGTTACAAATTCTCCAAAGTAGTGATGTAGATTGGACGGTTGTTAAATTACCATTTGTTATAGAGGGGAATGGTATAGGAAATATAAAAGAGAGTTTAGTGGATATGCCAGGAATTAAAATTCAAAATGGAGATATTGCACCGTTTGTTATAAAACAAATTAATAGTAAGTTATATGTAGGGAAATGTCCGTTCATTTCAAATTAA